Part of the Halodesulfovibrio aestuarii DSM 17919 = ATCC 29578 genome, TGAAAGCCCCATCAGTAAGACCATCTTTGTCGATTCCATTCCGTTTACTGTTATCGGGGAACTCTCCCACAGGGGATTCACAGGTGGAAACGGGATAAGCATTGATGACCGCATCATCATACCTCTCACCACGTTGGCACAACGCTTTGGAGCTAACAGGCAATACTTCAGGGGGCTGCGCATCAAATACATTGATATGCAGAACATGCAGGCAAACATCAACAATTTAACCAGCTTCCTGCGACACTTGCATAAGATCTCCCCCAGTGAGCCAAACGACTTTACCATTATTTCCGCTGAAGAAGTGCAGCAATTTCTTTCTGCCCTCAAAGGCGGACTAACTGTTTTCCTTGGCGTTACAGCAATCACTGCCATGATTGTAGGCGGCTTTGTGTTGGCTAATTTATTCTATCTTTCCGTTTCAGAACGCACACTGGAAATAGGGATAAAGCGCGCTATCGGCGCAACCCAAGGTGCCATAGTGCGCCAATTCTTGCTGGAAGCGGTACTTCTAACTATTCTAGGAGGATTACTCGGGATTATTATGGGGCTTGCTCTCGCGCGAGTACTCTTTATTTTCAACCTGATAGAGATACGGCTCTCACTTAAGATTTTCCTTTCCGCATTGGGAGCGGCCATGACAGTGGGGCTTATTTTCGGTCTCGGTCCCGCGCGGCAGGCAGCAGGTTTTGACCCCATTCGCGCATTGCGGGGAGACGGCTAATGTTAAACTATCTACGTATAGCCCTGCGATCGCTTGCTGCGCACAAACTACGCTCAATCCTTGCTATGCTGGGGGTTTTTCTGGGTACACTGGCGCTGACAGGGGTTATACACGTATCTGAAGCGCTCAAAGAACAGGCACGGATTGAAACAGAAAAACTAGGCCCGAACCTGCTCGTAGTTCTCGCGGGAAAGCCGACATTCAGACGCAGCGGATCCTTGAGATATGGTGGACAGACAACGACGTTCAAGCTTGAAGATGCAGAAGCCCTGCTGGCCAATAACCCCTTTGTTAAACAGGGAACGCCATTTGTTACAAAAAACTCCACAATCAGCTACCGCCGCAACACTATAAACTCACAACTTATCGCAGCAAATGCAGATTTCCCCGCTGTGCGTGCCGCCCCTGTAGCGATTGGGCATTTCTTCACCAAACAGGATGTCAGACAACGGGCTAAGGTCTGTATTCTCGGCTTCACTGTTGCCAGCAAACTTTTTACACACCATACACAAGCCATCGGTAAAATTGTTCAATACGATTTTACCAATCTGCGTGTTATTGGTGTTATGCCTAAACGCGGGAGTGATCTTGCAGGAACAGATCAAGACGAACAGGTCTTTGTCCCCATCACGACGTACATGCGCAGAATGTCGAATCAGGATTGGGTGTCCGGTGTATTTATGACGCTGTACACAGACAAAGATGAAGAAGCTGCAAAACAATCTGCCATTGCTATTATGCGGCGACAGCACAACATCACACGAAAAACGGATGAAGATTTTTTGGTACTTTCCCCGAAGGATGTATCCGAACTTAAGACACAGGCATTACAGCTTGTGTGGCTTCTCGGGCTCATGAGTTCATCTATTTCTTTTTCAGTCGGAGCAATGGGCGTATTATCTATCATGATTCTGCTCGTACAGACACGTAAGCTGGAAATCGGTGTCCGGCGTGCAATCGGAGCGCGCCGCAGCGCTATTATGTCCCAATTCTTATTAGAATCCAGCCTGCTCTCCGGTATCGGAGGGACACTAGGCGCTCTTGTCGCTCTTATTATCATCACCATTGTCTATTACGCGGCAGGGTACCCCTACGTGTATAAACCCGCCCTTATAGCCGGAGCAAGCATAGGTTCATGTCTGCTTGGCGTTGTCGCCGGTGCCTATCCAGCCTGGGTTGCCTCCAATGTCGATGTTCTTGACGTGTTGAGAGACAAATAGCGTTATTTAATAACACATTGACATATGAAGACTTTCATAGACAATACACTATGAAGAAACATTTGTTGTGAGGTAATTTTCAAGACATACGATACGATCAATTTTGGAGGAATAAATGAAGTTGCATGGACTTTCATGGAAATCAGTCCTTCACGCAATACTGCTTGGTTTTCTTATACTGACGATTCCTGCTGCTGCATTAGCAGAAACAAGCATAAAAATGAGTTACAACGGCCCACCAACGGCAGAGGATAATGCTGTTCACGTATTCGCAACTCATTTCAAAGAAATTGTTGAAAAGGATACCAACGGTACTGTTACTATTGAGCTATACCCGAACAGCCAACTCGGTAATGAGCAACAGCGTATGGAACAGGTAATGACTGATCCAATGATAAATGTTGCATCATTCGGCGGCATGGAAACAGTATTCCCAGAAATTTTTGCGACAAATGTACCATTCCTTTTTGACAACTACAAAGCTGCGCACATATTTTTTGATTCCAGCCCTGTCATGGCAAAGCTACGCAAAGAATTCAGAGAACGCACTGGGATTCAGTTACTTGAAGTAATTGAAGAAGGAGGTTTTATCGCATTTACTTGCACAAAACCCATCAGATCACCCAAAGACTTTAACGGGCTTAAATTTCGGGCAATGGATGCCAGCCAGGTCGCAATGTACGAGGCCTTTGGCGCTACTGGTACTCCTATCCCTTGGACAGAAGTCTACCTCGCGCTAAAAACAGGTGTCGCAGACGGGCAAATGAACCCGCCTACATACATCATTATCGGTAGTCTTTTTGAAGTACAGACCCACCTCACACTTGCCAACGTACAGTACTCCGACCAGTTCCTTCTGGCGAACAACGCCATGATGGAAAAACTTAGCGAAAAAGAGCGTTCCGCCGTTCTAGCTGCTGCTAAAAAAGCAAACCAACTGACCCGTGAATTTGTTGAATCGCAGGTAGAAAGCAGAATTAACTTCCTGCAAGAAAAAGGAATGCAAGTTTACAGACCAACCCCTGAAGAGATGAAAGCCTTCAAAGACCTTAGCACCCCCTCTTACATCGCATGGTTAAGCAAACAGATTAATCGCGAATGGATTGACCAATCTATTGCAGACGCACAAAGAGCTAATGACAAGGTGAAGTAATGACCTCTATGGCAACGATATGCCAAACTATTTCGAATAAACTGGAACGCCTCTGCCTGTTCGGGGCAGGGGCGCTTCTGCTTATAAATTTGGCAACAGTAATTTTAGGAGTATTTTCCCGATTCTACCGTCCGCCTATATGGACAACAGACCTCGCAAAGATAACTCTGGTCTGGATGGTTATGCTTGCCGCTGCTCCTGCGTTAAAGCATGGCGAGCACATGGCAATTACAATTCTTGTAAACAGGCTTCCCCCGTCTTCCAAACGTATTGTCACCTTACTGCGTACGTTGTGCTTTTTCTGCATACTCCTGCTTATGATCTGGCTCGGATTTAACTACGCGTATAAACTGCGTCTGTTTACCATCATGACGCTCGGCATTAAAAAAGCGCTTCCGCTGTTGGCTGTCCCTGTCGGTATGTCTTTGATGCTTCTTGAATATCTGCTTCAACAGTTCATTCCTGCTGAAGATGATAAACTGTCTGTATCCACGAACGTAGCAGAACCTTTATCTACTACGTCCAATTCAACGCAATCTTCACAAAATATGTCTTCGTCCGTTACTGCCCCTTTCAGACCGACTCCCAATGATCAACCGTCAGAGGATACATAACCATGGCTCTCGTTCTTCTATGTATTTTCTTCGTAACTCTAGCTGCCGGCCTTCCGCTCTTTGCTGCCATGCTTTCCACCGCATTTTCCGGTATCGTCTATATCGGTAAGCTTGGCCAACTGCGTATTATGATCCAGCAATTCTACGGCGGAATGGAGCCCTTTTCGCTCTTAGCGATCCCCTATTTTATTCTGGTGGGAGAGCTTATGAGCCACTCCGGCCTTACTGCACGTCTGCTTCGCTTTTCTGAAGCGTTAGTGGGACACTTAAAAGGCGGCCTTGGTTACGTTACCGTAGTGGCAAGTATCATCTTTGCCGGAGTAAACGGCTCCGCCGCAGCTGACGCCTCTGCTGTAGGCTCCATCATGATTCCTGCCATGAAAAAAGGTGGATACCCTGATTCATACGCCGCCGGACTGACAGCCGGCAGTTCTCTTATTGGGCCGATCATCCCGCCGAGTATTTTTATGATCCTCTTCGGTGCTATGACAAAAACTAACGTAGGTGCTCTGTTCATCGCCGGAGTTGTTCCCGGCCTGCTGCTCGGGCTTGCCTTTATCATCATGCACCGCATCAGTGCCTCCCGTCTCGGTCTTCCGGTAGTCAACGCTAAATTTTCCTTTAAAGAACTATTCGTATCCGCAGGTGGTGCGGCTGCAGCACTATTTGCCCCCGGAATCATTGTAGGCGGCATCCTTTTTGGTTTTATGACGCCTACAGAATCAGGCGCAGTTGCCAGTGGGTATGTGCTACTTATGGGGCTACTATGGACAAGGCAGCTCTCCTTTAAAGGGATTGTACAATCCATTTCCAGCACAGTTCGGCTCAGCAGTGTCATCTTTATCGTTATTGGTGCTGCTACCATCGTGGGCTGGATTCTATCTTCAGAACGAATGCCGCAACAACTCGCACCGCTTGTAATGCAGTATGCATCCACGCCATCTACAGTGCTCCTCCTTATCAGCATTGTAATCTTCGCCATCGGGATGTTTATGGAGGAAATTGCCGCGTTGGTACTGCTGACTCCGGTATTCAGCCCACTAGCAGCTCAGGCGGGTATAGATCCACTCCATTTCGGTATTGTTATGACGCTTAACATCACCATTGCGCTCATCACTCCCCCCATGGGCGCATGCGTCTATATCGTGTCTTCCGTCGGCAATGTTCCTTTGGAAAAAATGTTCAAACATATCTGGCCTTTTGTCGTTGTTGCGCTTATTTGCCAGTTACTGCTTATTTTTGTGCCGGAACTATCCCTCTGGCTACCGCGCCGACTGGGATATTAACGTTGACCTATACATATTACAGGATTTGTCATGCCTGATAAAATTGTACCTCCCATTCATGGACTGTCTGAACCATCATGGGAATCTGTTTACGCCATCCCTTCTGTAGAATCACATGAAGAAGTTGTATCTCTGTCATTAGCACCGGAACACATGCTCAGTCGTTCAATTTATTTTGAACGCCAGATAACCGGAGCACTGCCGGAATGCTACGCACGTGAAGGAATTGTCGATCGGCTGCTGCACGCTTCATCCCTGCTCCCGTCTCATCTGCGCCTCGTAATATTAGACGGCTGGAGATCAACAGACGTACAGTCATTTCTTTTTTCAGAATGCAAAAAAGCACTCGCCTCCATGTATCCCGACAGATCTACAGATGAAATCTTTATTATGGCGCAGCAGTATGTTGCTAAACCAATGAAAGACACAAGTACCCCTGCACCGCATTCAACAGGCGGGGCAATTGACCTTGCCATCGCAGACCGCGCTGGAAAAATGTTATTCTTCGGTGCCCCCTTCGATTATCCCGGAGAAATTTCAAACACGCAGTATTTTGAAAAAAAACAGGAACAAGGATACAAGTTCACTAAACAAGAAGAGGAAGCACTCTATAACAGACGCCTGCTCTACTTTGTTATGACGCAGGCAGGCTTTGTAAACTTCCACTGCGAATGGTGGCATTTCGAATACGGTACACAGCGCTGGGCATTAGCTACACACGCCGAACATGCCATCTATGCGCCAACACAATTTTCGCTCAATCCGTATGCAAATCTGACAAACATCTAATTATTTATCCGGCAGTTACAGCTACGTTTTCACACAATGCTGTAACTGCCGCACTAAAAACCACTCTCCCCCCTTGCCCTCCACACATGTCAGTGATAGCTAACATGCTTATTCAAAAGGGGAATCATACATGACATTGAAGGGTATAGAGTCTTTCACCATTAAGACCTATCATACAGACAGGTTTGGAAAAGCTTGTCCTGCGACCTTTGCCGCATTTTTTGAAGAGGCAGCCGCTAACAACGCACGCTTACACGGCTTTCCGGGTGAATATCTATTGCAGCATGGTATTGCATGGGTACTCAGCAGACTAACCTTTACTGTTGATCGCTACCCGAATATCGGAGAAACCATCTCCATTCACACATGGCCTTCTGCCCACACACCTAATCTTGCGTTACGTTGTTTTGAAGCCTTTGATGCGGAGAACCACCTTATCGCGGAAGGAACAACGGCTTGGCTTGTCATCGATATCAAAAAGCGTAAACTCGTTCCGGTGCCGGAGTTCGTCACCGAAAACTACCCGCATAGCAACCCGCCATGTAAAGAATTCCCAACTCGTGCCGTGCCGCGCCTGCGCAATCCACAGCACGAATGCCCGCTCATAAGCAGAAAAGCGGACATTGACACTAACGGGCATGTTAATAACGTTCGGTACCTCGGTTGGATTCAAGAATCCATGCCGGAAGAATTCATTATGGAGTACGAGCCGGTACTCATCGACATCAGCTATCGTATGGAGTGCGGAGCCTTTCAAAAACTCACAAGCAAATCAGGCGGTACAGATGACGGTGATTACCTGCACACCGTATCCTTTGACGAAACGGGCAGAGAACTATGCAGAGCCCGTACTGAATGGCGGAAACGGCAACACGTTGACGTGCCGTATTTACAGCACCACATATAAGATCGACTAACTATATAAAGGGAATGACTATGGCAGAATTTCCAACTCCCGAAATATGGATGGCGCATCGTGTTTCCTATGGTGAAACAGATGCTATGTCTGTCATGTACTATGCCGAATATCTCCATTTATTCGAGCGGAGCCGTAGCGAATACATTCGCGAACAGGGTATGAGCTATAACACTGTAGAAGAACGGGGCATCATGCTCCCCGTCCGAGAAGCACAGTGTCGTTACAAACGCCCTGCCCGCTTTGATGATTTGCTGTACGTTCGTGTCGGTATCAGCAAATGGGGCCGGGCTTCCATGACCTTTGAGTACGAAATTTACAACGAAGCAAAAGACACCATTCTTGCCACCGGCCATACAGAACACGCCTGTACCAACGATAAAGGGCGCCCTGTAAAAGTTCCGGACTGGCTGAAAGAACTCTTCGTAGGAAAATAACTTCTAATATTAAAAGAACGCTGCACTATTATGTATCTCGATTTCCACACTCACGCATTTCATCCAAAAATTGCCGCCAAGGCTGTTGAGCATTTGAACTCCCATTACGGGATAACTTGCCAATGTACTGGCATCATGGACGACCTTATCCGCCGAGTTAAAAAAGCCGGTCTGGATAAGATGGTGGTACTCTGTGCAGCAACCTCAGCCGCGCAGGTTATTCCAGCGAATAACTTTGCGTTGTCCCTTAAGGCTGCACACCCCGATGCAATTCCTTTCGGCACCATTCATCCCGACTTCGATGATTGGGAAAATCAACTCACACGCCTAAAAGCACGCGGAATCAAAGGGCTTAAACTGCATCCTGATTTTCAAGGATTCAGGCTGGATGAAAAACGTCTGCTGCCGATAATAGAGGCAGCTCAGAAAGACTTTGTCATACTTTTCCATATAGGTGACAAGCTGGAGCCCAAAGATAACCCGTCCTGCCCATACAAGCTTGCGGCACTACTTGAAAATTTCCCTAATGCACGTTTTGTAGCAGCGCACTTTGGTGGATACCATCACTGGCAACACGCTCTGGAAGTGCTCATAGGAAAAAATATCTACATCGACACCTCAAGCACGCTTGATTTCATCGATGATATGACTCTAAGCGCGATCATGAAAAAACACCCGCACGAGAAAATCCTCTTCGGGTCAGATTATCCGCTCTATAGTCCGGATAAGGAAGTCACCAAACTAAAAAAACGCCTCAAACTTTCACTGCCGAAGTTAGAAATGTTTCTCAGCAACGGCGCAGAACTGCTTGGGTTGGAATAACGTTTTTGCCCCCGCGGCCAGAAAACATTGTTGTATGACTGGTAGCTCCCCTCTCATATACTTCGAGAGCAGCTACTGCTTTTAAAGCAGGCTTTCTGGACTTTCTCAAAAATTTTACCTGTGTCAGCCCGTTCCTTATGCTCTCATGCGGCTTGACCTTGCTACCGTTCTAAAAATAAGAAAAGGCTGTTCTTACATAAAGAACAGCCTTTTCTTATGGAAGACTATCTGGGCATAACCAGTTATTTTCTCTACTGACAAGTTTTTCTACACACCGCGGTCAAAAGAAGGTTCCCCTTACAGGTGCGGGGTAGCTTCCTTCTTCAACGAAAGCAATAAAAACTCAAAAAATCAGAAAAGTTATACTAAAATTTTTTCTGGCGGGCGGCGTTCAGGGATAGCCACTTCGCCATGCTCTTCCTGATTGTATTCTTCTGTCACGTAGAGACCGCAATAACAGGTACCAAACTCTTCTAAATCCGGATCGCGATACTCACACGGACAGACAATATCTCTATCTTTATCAAAATCACCATTAGGCAAACGGCAAGGACACGCCATGTAACCGTACTCGTCTTTGTTAATTAACAAGCTTTCAAGAAGCGGTATGGTGATGGACATATCTTTGTTAAAATAAAACCCACGCGGCTCTTGAATTTTTTTAAGCATTTCATAGAGCTTTTCAGCTGTCATTTTTTCACTCATAAGTTCAATGCCTCCTCAACCTTATCTTTATGGAAGCCCACAATAATACATTCTCCTCCTTTAACAACAAGCGTCGGGAAAGAGAGTTTCGGGTTGTAGTTTCTAATTTTATCGAGAATTTCTTTTCGCTCATCGCCTCTCAGCTTATCCACGAAAATATTATCGAACGCTACATCATGATCTTCTAAAAAAACTTTCATTCTTCTGCAATGAATACAGGTAGAAAGTGCATACAGGGTACATTCTATCGACATTTCGCCCCCATTTGAAAATGTAAGAGTACGTCAGACTAAATAAAAAAATCAGACGCAATGAACAATTACAGCCTGCCATTCATATCTCACAACAACCAACTGCTACTAAGCAAATTGTTGTTACCTACTCAAGGTTCTACAACATTGACGATTTCCCGGGCAATAAGACGTATAGTCTCTTCTTCAGTTGCAGCCTGATGGGTTGTAATAACATTACCATCCTCGTCTTTGCACTCTATGACAAAGCTTTGGTGCATAGCCACATCATCTGAAAAATCCTGCTCGTTACCTCTAATTGAGAACTGCGTCAGCCGATGAGTAATTTCTACATATGATTTTTCAAAAATAATCGCCACACTGTCGCGGTTATTTTCTATAGTAAACTGCTTTTCTTCTGGCAATGCAGCATTCATTTCTTGAAGAGCCTGTTTCACAGGAATCAACTTTTTCATGCCGGTCTCACGAAGACGCTCTATATTAGCCGCTATCTGTTCCTGCTTTTTCCGTCGCTGTTTCAGCTCATCTTCCATAATTTTCGCAGGTGATTTTAAGCGATTCAAAAAGTCTCTCACTATCCACACAACAAGTACGACAAAGACAATTCCAACAAGTATATTAATGTACATATGTACTCCCGAATCAGCAGTATTGTCAGAGACAAAAAATTAAGGACTGATTATATTTCTATAAGTTACAATAAAATTCAACAAAAAGGTATGTATCCATTTGAGAATTTAAAATTTTCACCTGAGAGGTTGACAAGTACCGCTGCGTTATACAAGGTGGAAGCATAGGGGTGCCCCCTAAAGCATCACATCGGCACCCCCTCTAGACAAGTTATGGAACACCGCAGTTTGCATGTTAGCAGGCATAATCCCCTAAAACCACATAAGGGAGAAGGTATATGGCCAAGACACTTGATTCTCAGAGAACTTATGCCCTTGTGGGCACAGGAGGAAGTGGAAAAACCTCGCTGGCTGAAATGCTTATGTTTCAGTCCGGGGTTATCAATCGCCTTGGGAAAATTGAAGAAGGCACCACTTCACTCGACTATGAACCAGAGGAAGTAAAGCGGAGGGGGTCTATTCAGCCCGGCTTTGCCACCATTGATTGGAACAAAAATCGCCACTTCCTTATGGACATTCCCGGCGACAATAACTTTGTAGGCGACATTAACTACCTGTTGTTCGGGGTTGATGGCGCCGTTTTTGTTATTGACGCGGTTGACGGAGTCCGCCCCCTCACCAGTCGTCTTTGGAATTTTGTCCAAGAGGCAAATCTTCCTTCCATCATCTTCATCAACAAGATGGATCGAGACCGGGCAAATTTTGATTCGGCCTTCAACGGACTTTCCTCAATTCTTGGAATCCGCCCAGTCTTACTGCAAGTGCCAATCGGTCAGGGTGATGATTTTAAAGGATACGTTGACGTTCTCAACAACAAAGCGTTCTTCTTCAACGAAGATGGAACAACCGCAGAAGGCGAGGTACCAGAGGACCTCGCTGATGAAGTTACCATGCTGCGTGAAACAACCATCGAAAATATTGCGGAAAGTAATGAAGAGTTGATGGAAAACTACCTTGAGACAGGGGAACTCTCTCAAGACGAAATCACTTCAGGGTTACGAGACGGCGTACTCTCACGCGAACTCATTCCGGTCATGCTGGGTTCCGCCCTTGATAACCGTGGCGGAACTGAACTGCTCAACGCTGTGCAGGACCTTTTGCCTTCCCCTCTGCAGCACCCTGCATGGATGGACAAAGAGGGCAATGAACGCCTGTCTTCTCCGGATGAACAGCTAGCCCTGCTTACTGTTAAAACATTAACTGACCCATTTTCCGGTCAACTCTCCATCATGCGTGTTCTTTCCGGTTCTTTCTCTGGCGACGCGACCGTGAAAAACGTAAACCATGATGAAACAGAACGTATCGGTGCTCCACTCTTTATGAATGGCAAAGAATCTTCACCAGCTAAAGGTGATATCGGACCGGGTTCTATTATCGCGGTACCTAAGCTCAAAGTTACAAAAACTGGCGATACGCTGGCAGATCCTAAAGCCTCTTTTGAAGTTCTGATGCCGAAACTTCCTCCTAACCTGATTTCATACGCGATCGCTCCTAAAGAAAAAGGCGACGAAGATAAGATTTACGCTGCTGTCCAAAGACTACTTGACGAGGATATTACACTCACCCTTTCCCGCGATACAGAATCAAGTGACATTCTACTCTCCGGCATGGGACAGCTGCACATTGAAACAAGTGTTGAACGCGCCATGCGTCGGTACAAATGCGACATGGTTCTAAAGACACCTAAAATTCCGTACCGTGAAACTATTAAGGGTAAAGCACAGGTTCAAGGCAGACACAAAAAGCAATCTGGTGGGCGCGGTCAATTCGGTGACTGCTGGATTGAAATTGAAGGGATGCCACAAGGCTTTGGCTATGAATTTGAAAACGCTATTGTTGGCGGTGTGATTCCTCGCCAATATATTCCTGCTGTTGACAAAGGCATTCAGGAAGCTGCGCAACGCGGATGTCTTGCAGGATTCCCTCTGGTAGATTTCAAAGTAAAACTCTACGACGGTTCATACCACTCTGTTGACTCGTCCGAAATGGCATTTAAAATTGCCGGATCCCTTGCCCTCAAGGGCGCAATGGATCAGGTAAAACCAACGTTGCTTGAACCAATTGTATTAATGACCGTACATATCCCTGATGAGTTCATGGGCGATGTTATCGGCGACCTGTCATCACGCCGGGGTAAAGTTCTCGGATCAGACTCCCAAACAGGTATCACCGAAATTAAAGCACATGTCCCGATGGGCGAAGTACTCCGCTATGCTCCAGACCTTCGTTCCATCACAGGCGGTCAGGGTGTCTTCACCATGGAATTTGACCATTATGAAGAGGCACCACCTCCGGTAATCGATAAAGTAGTTGCTGAAAAAAAAGCAAGCTAGCATCGCTAGTCGGTAACAAAAAAGAAAACCCACTTTCTGCGGGTATTATAGAAAAGCCCCCTGTCTGTTGGCAGAGGGGCTTTTCTATTGCAACCATATCAGCAGCTCTTCTCAGCTACGCTATTGAAGTCATACCTCATATCTCTCACTTAGCGAGTCCATTAATATTCAAAAGCTTATCATGTATGGTACGGTTTCGACCCCATATTATTTATGAGGAAAAGCATAAAAATACGCATCACACCCGCAGCGATTGTATAGGTGAGAACTGCATCAGCATAGTGGAGGGGATATGAAACCGACAGATTTGACATTAAATGAGCAACTAAGAATCACAACCCGTGAACTAAGCAAGCGAAAAAAAGCTTTCAATATTTCTGAAAAAAGCATTCAAACCTTGCTTGAAGCAAAACCTATTATATTCGCTGAGTTAGACGATATTGTAAACGATTTCTATAAAGAATTACTCAATGTTGATGGAGTTCCAGAAATAATCGGTGATGCAGAAAGTCTGCATCGCCTTGGAAATCATGTTAAGTTCTATATCCGCACACTCTTGGGTGGAACGTATGACATGGACTATATTCAATCGCGTCTGCGGATTGGCATGGTCCATAAGCGGATTGGAGTTTCTCCAAAGTTATATTTTGCTGCCTATAAAATATTTAACAAACTCATTCGGACTAGACTATTGACTTTGGGTAACACTTCTTCATGTGAATCTTGCCTAGACCGAACCGATGCACTAGAAAACATAATACTTTTTGATTTAGCACTGGTATCAGACACGTTCATTCTAGGGCTCGTCAACGAACTTAACCGAAGTAAGGAAGAACTTGAAGAATATGCCCATGAACTTGAAAAAACTGTTGCAATACGTACAAAGCAATTAGCAGAGCAGGCAAGTAAAGATGGCCTTACAGGACTCTACAATC contains:
- a CDS encoding glutaredoxin family protein yields the protein MSIECTLYALSTCIHCRRMKVFLEDHDVAFDNIFVDKLRGDERKEILDKIRNYNPKLSFPTLVVKGGECIIVGFHKDKVEEALNL
- a CDS encoding ferredoxin-thioredoxin reductase catalytic domain-containing protein; this encodes MSEKMTAEKLYEMLKKIQEPRGFYFNKDMSITIPLLESLLINKDEYGYMACPCRLPNGDFDKDRDIVCPCEYRDPDLEEFGTCYCGLYVTEEYNQEEHGEVAIPERRPPEKILV
- a CDS encoding GGDEF domain-containing protein — protein: MKPTDLTLNEQLRITTRELSKRKKAFNISEKSIQTLLEAKPIIFAELDDIVNDFYKELLNVDGVPEIIGDAESLHRLGNHVKFYIRTLLGGTYDMDYIQSRLRIGMVHKRIGVSPKLYFAAYKIFNKLIRTRLLTLGNTSSCESCLDRTDALENIILFDLALVSDTFILGLVNELNRSKEELEEYAHELEKTVAIRTKQLAEQASKDGLTGLYNQRTFFDHLELEISRSHRRGDTFSICYFDLDNFKKANDTHGHKYGDEILINVATAMKQVLRKEDIAARYGGDEFCILFPDTQSGECRTICERLIEDFSKINSMNIVTMSIGLAEFSPETGLDADTLIKMADKAMYSSKKKPGHYITQYSDVVITSPDDEYDPTA
- a CDS encoding elongation factor G, which codes for MAKTLDSQRTYALVGTGGSGKTSLAEMLMFQSGVINRLGKIEEGTTSLDYEPEEVKRRGSIQPGFATIDWNKNRHFLMDIPGDNNFVGDINYLLFGVDGAVFVIDAVDGVRPLTSRLWNFVQEANLPSIIFINKMDRDRANFDSAFNGLSSILGIRPVLLQVPIGQGDDFKGYVDVLNNKAFFFNEDGTTAEGEVPEDLADEVTMLRETTIENIAESNEELMENYLETGELSQDEITSGLRDGVLSRELIPVMLGSALDNRGGTELLNAVQDLLPSPLQHPAWMDKEGNERLSSPDEQLALLTVKTLTDPFSGQLSIMRVLSGSFSGDATVKNVNHDETERIGAPLFMNGKESSPAKGDIGPGSIIAVPKLKVTKTGDTLADPKASFEVLMPKLPPNLISYAIAPKEKGDEDKIYAAVQRLLDEDITLTLSRDTESSDILLSGMGQLHIETSVERAMRRYKCDMVLKTPKIPYRETIKGKAQVQGRHKKQSGGRGQFGDCWIEIEGMPQGFGYEFENAIVGGVIPRQYIPAVDKGIQEAAQRGCLAGFPLVDFKVKLYDGSYHSVDSSEMAFKIAGSLALKGAMDQVKPTLLEPIVLMTVHIPDEFMGDVIGDLSSRRGKVLGSDSQTGITEIKAHVPMGEVLRYAPDLRSITGGQGVFTMEFDHYEEAPPPVIDKVVAEKKAS